The sequence ACTTTTGGAAAACACCGGTTTGCCTTTTTGCACCACCAGTACATTACCATTAAACTGCTTAATCGCCCCATACGACCTTAGCAGGGCATCTACTTTTTGGATCTTCTCTTTTGAAAGCTGGGCTGAACCCGTAAAATAAAATACAGATAAGAATAAAAATACAACACCTTGTTTCATGCCCAATAGGATGTCAATAGTAATACCAATTTACAATTGGCATGAAATACAACAAATTATACAATCAACGCACAACATAATTGTACGTTTTTGGTACAATAATGTCTGGTTTAATGCAGTTTGCAGGCATCATATCTTTCATTCCAGGGCTCATGACCTGGATCATTTTATTGAAAGGGTGGATAACCATTGTGGATGCTTCTGCCTACGCCAATGCTACCGATAACGAAAGCTAAGATTTAAAAAGTAACAACCCGGCCAGGGCGGCAGCCAAAATGATCACCGGCTCAGGCAATTTTTTAACCCGGATAAGCAAAAATGCCACCACGAGGGCTATTACCACCGGTACAACGCCCGTAAATTGTCGCTTTGCCAATACACAAACCGCTCCTGCTATTGCCCCCACGGCTGCTGCTGTTACACCATCAATAAAAGCCTTGATGCCTGGATGTTTACCATACTTTTTAAAATAAGGAGCAGGGAGGATCGTAAATAAGTAGCAGGGCAGGAAGGTCGCCAATGCGGCAATACAGGCGCCTGGAAAGCCAGCTACAAGATACCCAATGAATCCTACGGTAATGACCACAGGACCTGGTGTTATCATAGCTACCGCTACTGCATCCAAAAATTGTTGTTCATTCAACCATTGGTATTCTTTCACTACACCACCATACAAAAATGGTACAATGGCCAATCCGCTGCCAAATACAAAGGCTCCTGCCTTAAAGAAAAACCACGCGATTTTCACCGCTTTCTCATCCAGCCAGGCGGATTGCGTTGCCTGTAACAATACCGGGAAAAGAAAAAAGCTATTGAGCTTTGCGCTCTTGTTTAAGGCCCGCCTTTGCAACCAGACTATAACACCGGCCCCCAATATCAGCCATATATTTTCCTGTTCCAGCATAAAGGTAGTA is a genomic window of Paraflavitalea devenefica containing:
- a CDS encoding chromate transporter; amino-acid sequence: MNNPPYTLRQLVLYFLKLGTIGFGGPVALVGYMHRDLVEKRQWIKEEDYREGLALAQLAPGPLAAQLSIYLGYVHYRVLGATLAGIGFVVPSFIMVLGISYAYVKAGGLPWMQAVFYGIGAAVIGIIAVSSYKLTRKSLGKDWLLWVIFSVLAITTFMLEQENIWLILGAGVIVWLQRRALNKSAKLNSFFLFPVLLQATQSAWLDEKAVKIAWFFFKAGAFVFGSGLAIVPFLYGGVVKEYQWLNEQQFLDAVAVAMITPGPVVITVGFIGYLVAGFPGACIAALATFLPCYLFTILPAPYFKKYGKHPGIKAFIDGVTAAAVGAIAGAVCVLAKRQFTGVVPVVIALVVAFLLIRVKKLPEPVIILAAALAGLLLFKS